In Zingiber officinale cultivar Zhangliang chromosome 3B, Zo_v1.1, whole genome shotgun sequence, a single window of DNA contains:
- the LOC122055549 gene encoding RAB6-interacting golgin-like — protein MQAQTPEQQQQSLWIRSSTHSQRDATSEEEREDEDEAFSFGSTLSAFRAKEEQIERKKMEIRERVFARLGRVEEESKTLAMIRKELEAVLDPTRKEVLAMRKKIDMVNRELKLLSQNCLKKEKEYIQAREAFDDKNREKALLVSRLMEAVSESERLRMKKLEELSKTMDSIR, from the exons ATGCAAGCTCAAACTCCGGAGCAGCAGCAGCAGAGTCTATGGATCAGGAGTTCTACCCACAGTCAGAGAGATGCCACGtcagaagaagagagggaagatGAGGACGAGGCTTTTTCGTTTGGATCAACTCTGTCTGCTTTCCGAGCCAAGGAAGAGcagattgagaggaagaagatggagatacGGGAGAGGGTATTTGCCCGACTGGGCAGAGTCGAGGAGGAGAGCAAAACGCTGGCAATGATCAGAAAA GAACTCGAAGCCGTGCTTGATCCGACAAGGAAGGAAGTGCTAGCCATGCGCAAAAAGATCGACATGGTGAATCGCGAGCTGAAGCTTCTGAGCCAGAACTGCCTCAAGAAG GAGAAAGAATACATTCAAGCTCGCGAAGCATTCGATGACAAGAACAGGGAGAAGGCACTGCTCGTCAGCAGACTAATGGAG GCGGTTAGCGAGAGTGAGAGATTGAGGATGAAGAAGCTCGAGGAGTTGAGCAAGACAATGGACTCCATTCGATAA